In one Pseudoliparis swirei isolate HS2019 ecotype Mariana Trench chromosome 23, NWPU_hadal_v1, whole genome shotgun sequence genomic region, the following are encoded:
- the slc6a16a gene encoding sodium-dependent neutral amino acid transporter B(0)AT2 has translation MTEKPPLDSNEDRAWLSEGQSVTRLTTGDGGDGVETCVADRPAWDSKVQYMLAQVGFSVGLGNVWRFPYLCHQNGGGAFMLLYVFLLVIVGVPLFFMELAAGQSIRQGSIGVWKHISPKLAGIGYSSCIVCFYVALYYNVIIAWSLFYLGNSFQYPLPWEHCPIDVTTNNTVKECAGSSPTSYFWFRKALNITNSITESGEFNPIMTGCLLAAWAIVSLAMIKGIKSSAKVMYFSSVFPYVVLIIFLIRGLMLDGAMEGITFLFYPKLEIWGSVQVWRQAATQVFFALGLGYGSVIAYSSYNPVHNNCHRDALMVSGINFMTSVLASLVVFVVLGFRAKNIALRCVAKNLGLLSLWSSFESNQHVDGVGWPWINMTDPSSVSLDEYREWFSLHGATVGPNLTDCSLEKEMNKGVEGTGLAFIAFTEVMAHFPASPFWSTLFFLMLLNLGLSTMFGTMQGILTPLMDNFSFLGRHRTLLTVSSCVLGFLIGLLFTQRSGNYFVTMFDDYSATLPLVIVVIFETISVAWVYGTDRFLDDIEVMLKWRPPVVYKYLWKYVCLLSMIGLLAASLLRMVFKRPTYTAWNQETASEMTLEYPGWALAMIVMLIIFASLPVPIGYIYTTLKNHKTSDSQSEERSGQEMHRELYTKCSSAEQLDFHHIIPTEEDETQPRTAFLPMGNEHYRLLSQQEEEDDDEQDTRV, from the exons ACGGAAAAACCTCCACTGGACAGTAACGAGGACCGAGCCTGGCTGAGTGAGGGTCAGTCTGTAACTCGGCTTACAACCGGGGACGGTGGCGATGGAGTTGAGACGTGCGTTGCCGACCGACCGGCATGGGACTCCAAGGTCCAGTATATGTTGGCACAGGTGGGGTTCAGCGTGGGCCTCGGCAACGTGTGGAGGTTCCCATACCTTTGCCACCAaaatggaggag GGGCCTTCATGCTGctgtatgtttttcttttagtCATTGTGGGGGTTCCACTGTTTTTCATGGAGCTGGCAGCTGGACAAAGCATTCGCCAAGGCAGCATCGGTGTATGGAAGCACATCTCCCCAAAGCTGGCAGGGATCGGTTACTCCAGCTGCATT GTCTGTTTTTACGTGGCTCTTTACTACAATGTTATCATTGCATGGAGCCTGTTCTACTTGGGTAATTCCTTTCAGTATCCTCTGCCATGGGAGCACTGTCCCATTGATGTGACCACCAATAACACAG TGAAAGAATGTGCAGGTTCCTCCCCAACGTCGTATTTCTGGTTTCGGAAAGCTCTCAACATCACCAATTCTATCACAGAATCGGGAGAGTTTAACCCCATCATGACGGGCTGTTTATTGGCGGCTTGGGCAATTGTGTCCTTGGCTATGATCAAGGGCATTAAGTCTTCTGCAAAG GTGATGTACTTTTCCTCAGTCTTCCCCTATGTGGtgctcattattttcctcatcaGAGGGTTGATGCTGGACGGTGCGATGGAAGGAATCACCTTCTTGTTTTATCCTAAA CTGGAAATCTGGGGTAGTGTGCAGGTGTGGCGCCAGGCTGCTACACAAGTGTTTTTTGCCCTCGGTCTTGGCTATGGCTCCGTTATCGCATATTCCTCCTACAATCCAgtccacaacaactgccacagGGACGCGCTGATGGTCTCCGGCATCAACTTCATGACGTCTGTGCTGGCCTCGCTGGTGGTTTTCGTTGTGCTGGGTTTCCGTGCCAAGAACATTGCGCTGCGCTGCGTGGCTAA AAATCTCGGTCTTCTGAGCCTGTGGTCGTCCTTTGAATCCAACCAGCACGTGGATGGCGTTGGATGGCCTTGGATCAACATGACAGATCCAAGCTCTGTGTCTCTAGACGAATACAGAGAGTGGTTCAGTCTCCACGGCGCAACGGTGGGTCCTAACCTCACGGACTGCAGCCTGGAAAAGGAGATGAATAAG GGTGTTGAAGGGACAGGCCTGGCATTCATAGCGTTCACTGAGGTGATGGCCCATTTCCCTGCCAGCCCCTTCTGGTCCACACTGTTTTTCCTAATGTTGCTCAACCTGGGCCTCAGCACCATGTTTGGGACCATGCAGGGAATCCTCACACCTCTCATGGACAATTTCAGCTTCTTGGGCCGCCACCGGACCCTGCTCACCG tgtCCAGCTGTGTTTTGGGGTTCTTAATAGGACTTTTGTTCACTCAGCGCTCAGGCAACTATTTTGTGACCATGTTTGACGACTACTCTGCAACTCTACCATTAGTCATTGTTGTAATCTTTGAAACCATTAGTGTGGCGTGGGTTTACGGAACAGATCG CTTCCTGGATGACATTGAAGTCATGCTCAAATGGCGCCCTCCAGTGGTGTACAAATATCTTTGGAAGTATGTCTGTTTGTTGTCGATGATTGGTCTTCTGGCTGCCAGTTTGTTGCGTATGGTCTTCAAAAGGCCCACATACACCGCCTGGAATCAAGAAACG gCCTCTGAGATGACTCTTGAGTACCCTGGTTGGGCTCTTGCTATGATTGTCATGCTGATAATCTTTGCCAGTTTGCCCGTGCCTATTGGCTACATCTATACCACACTGAAAAACCACAAGACCTCTGACAGTCAATCCGAGGAGCGAAGCGGCCAAGAGATGCACCGTGAGTTGTACACCAAGTGCAGCTCCGCTGAGCAGCTGGATTTCCACCACATAATCCCCACTGAGGAAGACGAGACTCAACCCCGGACTGCTTTCCTGCCGATGGGCAACGAACACTACCGGCTACTGtcccagcaggaggaggaagatgatgatgaacaaGATACAAGGGTTTGA